In a single window of the Limnochorda sp. L945t genome:
- the ade gene encoding adenine deaminase has protein sequence MAGKAGWTTPEGPAAPSGSPGGPLAPEEVRKAVAVAAGREAGSVMLRGVDVVNVFTGEILPGPVVFAGRLIAATGEQAARSQAREVVELPGGLVVPGFVDGHVHLESALVEPREYARAVVPRGVTAVVWDPHEWANVVGKVAFEAASASTRGLPLDVFLTASSSVPASPLETAGACLGAGDLDEALAMDGVVGLAELMNFPGVAAGDEQELRKIWMAERRGKVTDGHAPLLGGRALSAYVAAGVASDHESVSLEEAREKLRLGMMVFIREGSAARNLADLLPLVTPRTKDRFCLVTDDRHPHDLVREGGVDHAVRKAVALGLDLPTAVQMATLNPCRYFGLRRRGAVAPGYRADVVVLDPVDLSARAVFKDGRMVAAHGRLLVEVDAPTDPRLLHTVHLPPLSLERIRLPRVEAGAVRAIGLLPGQIVTRALAVEPPVVDAQVVAAPEQDLVKLVVIERHGRSGGIGVGLLQGLGLKRGALASTVAHDAHNLIVAGVSDDDILAAARAVARSGGGFAAVEGGRVLAELPLPVAGLMSQRPLPEVVEALDRLELAARNLGVQLAAPFMALSFMALSVIPELKLTDRGLVDASAGQVVSWAAGPAARG, from the coding sequence ATGGCAGGCAAAGCAGGCTGGACGACGCCGGAAGGCCCGGCGGCGCCCTCGGGCTCTCCCGGTGGCCCGCTGGCACCGGAGGAGGTACGCAAAGCCGTCGCCGTGGCGGCCGGCCGCGAGGCAGGCAGCGTGATGCTGCGGGGCGTCGACGTCGTCAACGTCTTCACCGGGGAGATCCTCCCCGGGCCGGTGGTGTTCGCCGGCCGCCTCATCGCGGCCACCGGCGAGCAGGCCGCCCGGTCGCAGGCCCGTGAGGTCGTGGAACTTCCCGGAGGGCTGGTAGTGCCCGGTTTCGTGGACGGGCACGTTCACCTGGAGTCGGCGCTGGTGGAGCCTCGGGAGTATGCGAGGGCCGTCGTTCCTCGGGGTGTGACCGCCGTGGTCTGGGATCCTCACGAGTGGGCCAACGTGGTGGGCAAGGTCGCCTTCGAGGCGGCGTCGGCCTCCACCCGGGGCCTGCCGCTGGACGTTTTCCTGACGGCGTCGTCCTCGGTGCCCGCCAGCCCCCTGGAGACGGCGGGCGCCTGCCTGGGCGCCGGAGATCTGGACGAGGCGCTCGCCATGGACGGGGTCGTCGGCCTCGCGGAACTGATGAACTTCCCGGGCGTCGCCGCCGGCGACGAGCAGGAGCTCCGCAAGATCTGGATGGCCGAACGGCGGGGTAAGGTCACCGACGGGCACGCTCCGCTGCTCGGAGGCCGGGCACTTTCGGCGTACGTCGCCGCGGGCGTGGCCTCGGACCACGAGTCCGTCTCCTTGGAGGAGGCCCGCGAGAAGCTTCGCCTCGGCATGATGGTGTTCATCCGGGAGGGTTCGGCGGCGCGTAACCTGGCCGACCTGCTCCCGCTGGTCACCCCCCGTACCAAGGACCGGTTCTGCCTGGTGACGGACGACCGTCATCCGCACGACCTCGTGCGCGAGGGGGGCGTCGACCACGCCGTGCGGAAGGCGGTCGCCCTGGGGCTCGACCTGCCGACGGCCGTGCAGATGGCAACGCTCAACCCGTGCCGCTACTTCGGCCTGCGGCGCCGAGGCGCCGTGGCCCCGGGGTACCGGGCGGACGTGGTGGTGCTCGATCCGGTCGACCTCTCCGCACGGGCCGTGTTCAAGGATGGCAGGATGGTGGCGGCCCACGGGCGGCTGCTGGTGGAGGTCGACGCCCCCACCGATCCCCGGCTGCTCCACACCGTCCACCTGCCGCCGCTGAGCCTGGAGCGCATCCGGCTGCCGCGGGTCGAAGCCGGGGCGGTGCGGGCCATCGGGCTCCTGCCGGGCCAGATCGTCACGCGCGCACTGGCCGTGGAGCCCCCGGTCGTCGACGCCCAGGTGGTCGCCGCCCCGGAGCAGGACCTGGTCAAGCTCGTGGTCATCGAGCGCCATGGGCGCAGCGGCGGCATCGGCGTCGGGCTGTTGCAGGGGCTCGGGCTCAAGCGAGGGGCGCTCGCTTCCACGGTCGCCCACGACGCGCACAATCTCATCGTCGCCGGCGTATCGGACGATGACATCCTGGCCGCGGCCCGAGCCGTGGCCCGCAGCGGCGGCGGCTTCGCGGCGGTCGAGGGCGGCCGGGTGCTGGCGGAGTTGCCGCTGCCGGTGGCAGGGCTCATGTCGCAAAGGCCGCTGCCGGAGGTCGTCGAGGCGCTCGACCGGCTGGAGCTGGCAGCCAGGAACCTGGGCGTCCAGCTCGCCGCGCCGTTCATGGCGCTGTCGTTCATGGCGCTGTCGGTGATCCCCGAGCTGAAGCTCACCGACCGGGGCCTGGTAGACGCCTCCGCCGGCCAGGTCGTGAGCTGGGCAGCCGGCCCGGCGGCCCGGGGATGA
- a CDS encoding carbohydrate ABC transporter permease, translating into MEGRASDAPQLAGDQTTLQRKRLPWWTRLEWREAFEGYLFVLPKLVLFAIFLVTPVLMGVQMAFENVQPFRSTWVGLENFRALAHDNVFWLSLRNTAIYTAVVVPVAVMTALGLASLIQPLSNVLQTFYRAAYYLPAVASAVVLALVWKWLFDYDYGLFNYLLGLLGVGKVQWLVSPDIALWSIILMAILSPPGAGVVLYLAAMNGIPRELYEAAEIDGASGFQKWWRLTVPLVTPTTLYIVVMSTIGSFQIFTNVFIMTGGGPGNATTTMVTEIYNSAFQFFNFGKASAEALVLFAIVTALAVVQFRWLSRDVQY; encoded by the coding sequence ATGGAAGGAAGAGCAAGCGACGCTCCCCAGTTAGCGGGGGATCAGACCACACTCCAGCGCAAGCGTCTTCCATGGTGGACACGATTAGAATGGCGCGAGGCTTTCGAAGGCTACTTGTTCGTGCTCCCAAAGCTGGTGCTCTTCGCGATCTTCTTGGTGACGCCCGTGCTTATGGGAGTCCAGATGGCCTTCGAAAACGTCCAGCCGTTTCGCTCCACATGGGTGGGGTTGGAGAACTTCAGGGCGCTTGCTCATGATAACGTGTTTTGGCTGTCCTTGCGAAACACCGCTATCTACACCGCCGTGGTAGTGCCCGTAGCCGTCATGACTGCACTGGGGCTGGCCAGCCTGATTCAGCCGTTGAGCAATGTGCTGCAGACCTTCTATCGGGCCGCGTATTACCTGCCGGCAGTAGCCTCGGCCGTAGTCTTGGCGCTCGTATGGAAATGGCTCTTTGATTATGATTACGGATTGTTCAATTATCTGCTAGGGCTTCTTGGCGTTGGCAAGGTGCAGTGGCTCGTATCGCCGGACATTGCCCTGTGGAGCATCATTCTCATGGCCATCCTTTCGCCTCCGGGAGCGGGAGTGGTGCTTTATCTGGCCGCAATGAACGGCATCCCGCGCGAGCTCTACGAGGCCGCAGAGATTGACGGCGCTTCCGGATTCCAGAAGTGGTGGCGGTTGACGGTTCCCCTGGTCACGCCTACGACCCTTTACATTGTCGTCATGAGTACAATCGGATCGTTCCAAATCTTCACCAACGTGTTCATCATGACCGGTGGCGGGCCCGGGAATGCTACCACGACCATGGTGACGGAGATCTACAACAGCGCTTTCCAGTTCTTCAACTTCGGAAAGGCCTCTGCAGAGGCTTTGGTTCTGTTCGCGATCGTAACCGCGCTTGCCGTCGTCCAGTTCCGCTGGCTCTCTCGGGATGTGCAGTACTGA
- a CDS encoding ABC transporter substrate-binding protein yields MKHLLPKVASLGRVVGAAMLLAAVLALTGGTSQAADKQITLSWWSTPAWPVNGDVYYWQKSMIQAFEETHPNVKIKLTQLDWASATTKLDTAIMARQFPDIATGGAKVATWAKYGILEPIDPYLTPQDRADYYPVALKKFTYQGKIYGWPWFTTTYVIYLNLDIFKERGIEPPKDGNWTWDEFVETAKKLTFKDKNGQQVYGFGAIMQPFYYQAFGVLLSDGGQLLSPDEVRFGLNTAEGVSGLQKLVDLVQKHKVSPLAMGSAQDADMTKMFTDGHLAMLAQGTFYIRQLEKALEGQTEGFQGTPQATKPFPFAVANYPIGKLGRPISLHEGVGGFVVFKHDDKDRVKAAMEFGRFLTSPENQKALTNYGTFPSRRSVGDIYTDDPYLSWALRNAVPTLDVPPVTPSWLEVDKAIVPYFQLAILGKQSAEEAMANAARAADAILKASR; encoded by the coding sequence ATGAAGCACTTGCTACCGAAGGTGGCGTCGTTGGGGCGGGTTGTAGGGGCTGCGATGTTGTTAGCTGCAGTCTTGGCGCTAACGGGAGGCACTTCCCAGGCCGCGGACAAGCAAATCACCCTGAGCTGGTGGTCCACTCCCGCCTGGCCCGTGAACGGCGACGTCTATTACTGGCAGAAGAGCATGATCCAGGCGTTCGAAGAAACCCATCCCAACGTTAAGATCAAGCTGACGCAGCTCGACTGGGCCAGCGCCACCACAAAACTGGACACGGCCATCATGGCGCGCCAGTTCCCCGACATCGCTACCGGCGGTGCCAAGGTGGCCACATGGGCCAAGTACGGTATTCTGGAGCCCATCGACCCGTATCTGACCCCGCAAGATCGGGCCGACTACTACCCGGTGGCCCTCAAGAAGTTCACGTACCAGGGCAAGATCTACGGATGGCCCTGGTTTACCACCACCTACGTGATTTACCTCAATCTGGATATCTTCAAGGAGCGCGGCATTGAGCCGCCGAAGGACGGCAACTGGACGTGGGATGAGTTCGTCGAGACCGCCAAGAAACTGACCTTCAAGGACAAGAACGGACAGCAAGTCTACGGCTTCGGGGCGATCATGCAGCCCTTCTATTACCAGGCGTTCGGGGTCCTCCTCTCGGACGGCGGGCAGCTGCTGTCACCCGATGAGGTCCGGTTCGGGCTGAACACGGCAGAAGGAGTTTCAGGGCTGCAGAAACTTGTCGATCTGGTTCAGAAACACAAGGTGTCGCCTCTTGCCATGGGTTCGGCGCAGGACGCCGACATGACCAAAATGTTCACGGATGGACACCTGGCCATGCTGGCTCAGGGTACGTTCTACATCCGTCAGCTCGAAAAGGCTCTTGAGGGCCAGACTGAGGGCTTCCAGGGTACGCCGCAAGCGACGAAGCCTTTCCCCTTCGCCGTGGCCAACTATCCCATCGGCAAGCTGGGCCGTCCCATCTCGTTGCATGAGGGCGTGGGCGGCTTTGTAGTCTTCAAGCATGATGATAAGGACCGCGTCAAGGCCGCGATGGAATTCGGCCGGTTCTTGACCAGCCCGGAGAATCAAAAGGCCCTTACGAACTACGGAACGTTCCCATCCCGCCGGTCGGTGGGGGACATCTACACCGATGACCCCTATTTGAGCTGGGCGTTAAGGAACGCCGTGCCGACGCTGGACGTCCCACCGGTCACGCCAAGTTGGCTCGAGGTCGACAAGGCGATTGTACCGTACTTCCAGCTGGCCATTCTTGGGAAGCAGTCGGCGGAAGAGGCCATGGCCAACGCCGCCAGGGCAGCCGATGCCATTCTGAAGGCCAGCCGATAG
- a CDS encoding alpha/beta hydrolase yields the protein MRDGRLHPISYSAFHFLVGGCLAVALAASGAAFAPAVRASAGQAPQPVAVKESRVGIPHGDHEIPAVFTEPADPQGAVPAVLLIHGFASHKDEVGNFYKRLASQLAAHGVASLRFDFPGSGDSTLPFEVNTVALQVAEARRALEYLASRPSVDPNRMGIVGFSLGGIVAAAVAAGDTAVRALALWSTPGDTPAAFADLYARYYQASIRSDAVEADLGFRKVHLSRAFFDSLFASFPLHDIAGYQGPLLVIAGEKDGAQPRYAREFAQRAGSLDVTLRIIPGADHIFNVLTPDQGPSDEVIELTTRWMLDRLTAR from the coding sequence ATGAGAGACGGGCGGCTCCATCCGATCTCCTACAGTGCGTTCCACTTCCTCGTCGGAGGGTGCCTGGCAGTTGCTCTGGCCGCATCGGGTGCCGCCTTCGCACCCGCTGTCCGGGCCTCGGCCGGCCAGGCTCCCCAGCCGGTTGCCGTGAAGGAATCCCGCGTCGGCATCCCGCATGGCGACCACGAGATCCCCGCCGTCTTCACCGAGCCGGCGGACCCTCAGGGGGCAGTCCCGGCCGTGCTCCTCATCCACGGTTTTGCGAGCCACAAGGACGAGGTTGGCAACTTCTACAAGAGACTCGCTTCCCAACTCGCCGCCCACGGGGTCGCTTCGCTGCGCTTCGATTTCCCGGGATCCGGCGACAGCACGCTACCGTTCGAGGTCAACACGGTCGCCCTGCAGGTAGCCGAGGCGAGGCGGGCGTTGGAGTACCTGGCGTCGCGCCCATCGGTGGATCCTAACCGGATGGGGATCGTGGGGTTCAGTCTCGGCGGGATCGTCGCGGCTGCGGTGGCAGCGGGCGATACTGCCGTTCGGGCCCTGGCGCTGTGGTCCACTCCTGGTGACACGCCTGCAGCCTTTGCGGACCTGTACGCCCGCTACTACCAGGCGTCCATCCGGAGCGATGCCGTCGAGGCCGATCTCGGCTTTCGCAAGGTGCACCTGAGCCGGGCGTTTTTCGATAGCCTCTTCGCGTCGTTCCCTCTCCACGACATTGCCGGGTACCAGGGGCCGCTACTCGTCATCGCAGGCGAGAAAGACGGCGCCCAGCCGCGGTACGCCCGGGAGTTCGCACAACGGGCAGGCAGTCTGGACGTGACCCTGCGCATCATCCCCGGCGCCGACCACATCTTCAACGTGCTGACGCCGGACCAGGGGCCGTCGGACGAAGTCATCGAGCTCACCACCCGGTGGATGCTCGACCGCCTCACCGCGCGCTGA
- a CDS encoding carbohydrate ABC transporter permease, whose product MKAYRDWRGLGARGIALAILTAYAFLALVPLYWLFATSLIAQNAVLKFPPALFPNPPTLENYARLLKAGPIGRWLLNSSVVAATVTFFTVLFDSMAGYGFAKKRFPGRDQIFWTIIAMMIIPGQVTLVPIFIVMSRLGLLNTLYAVVLPALADVFGVFLMRQFILTIPSELEDAARIDGAGAFTIYSRIIVPLAAPALAVLAIFTFMGNWNNFLWPLIVLNDTNKLTLPVGLATLQQENTVDYGLQMAGAALAAVPMIALFLSLQRYFIKGLTLGGVKG is encoded by the coding sequence ATGAAGGCGTACCGTGACTGGCGAGGGCTGGGTGCCCGAGGGATCGCCCTGGCCATCCTGACCGCATATGCTTTCCTTGCTCTAGTGCCACTGTACTGGCTATTTGCCACTTCCTTGATAGCGCAAAACGCCGTGCTGAAGTTTCCCCCGGCGCTCTTCCCGAATCCCCCTACCCTGGAGAACTATGCTCGGCTGTTGAAGGCCGGGCCTATCGGACGATGGCTTCTTAACAGCTCGGTGGTAGCCGCGACAGTGACCTTCTTTACCGTACTGTTCGATTCCATGGCGGGCTACGGCTTTGCGAAGAAGCGCTTCCCGGGCCGCGACCAGATCTTCTGGACCATCATCGCCATGATGATCATTCCCGGACAGGTGACCCTCGTTCCGATCTTCATTGTCATGAGCCGCCTGGGGCTCTTGAACACGCTGTACGCCGTGGTTTTGCCGGCCCTTGCGGACGTCTTTGGCGTCTTCCTGATGCGACAGTTCATCCTCACCATCCCGTCTGAGCTGGAAGATGCGGCACGGATAGATGGTGCAGGTGCCTTCACCATCTACTCGCGGATCATTGTGCCGTTAGCGGCACCAGCGCTAGCGGTGTTGGCCATCTTTACCTTCATGGGAAACTGGAACAACTTCTTGTGGCCTCTGATCGTCCTGAACGACACGAACAAGCTCACCCTTCCAGTTGGGCTCGCGACACTGCAACAGGAGAACACGGTGGACTACGGCCTGCAAATGGCCGGCGCCGCCCTGGCGGCGGTACCGATGATCGCCTTGTTCTTATCGCTGCAGCGCTACTTCATCAAAGGGTTGACCTTAGGAGGGGTGAAGGGGTGA
- a CDS encoding exo-beta-N-acetylmuramidase NamZ family protein — MRREFDAYVVALTTVAVVAVTVLLAAPRVFTAGGDSMRGTAFRADELGFRPRVKPGIQVLLEQRLDLVRGKRVGIITNPTGVLPNLESDVDVLAGLRPDVDLVAIFGPEHGFRGTAQAGGSEGSFQDPVTRIPVYDLYGKSPQQIATVFQTAGVDVVLFDIQDVGARFYTYIWTMADAMEAAALSGTAFVVLDRPNPIGGLAVQGPVLDPAFSSFVGRYPIAQRHGMTTGELALLFNDRFVPQRTGGRRAELSVVPMEGWQRWMYYEDTGLPWVMPSVNMPTVETSVVYPGSGLFEGTNISEGRGTTKPFQLLGAPYLDRRLASALNSLRLPGVAFREAAFTPMFSKYAGQMVHGVEVYVTDRRSYDPIRTAVAMMVTVRQLYGTAFRWEVDLGDSVHPYWIDKMTGSDRVRKAVDAGKVAEEIVAGWSEELAAFRALRSRYLLYPED; from the coding sequence ATGAGGCGTGAGTTCGACGCGTACGTCGTCGCTCTGACCACTGTAGCGGTTGTGGCGGTGACGGTCTTGCTCGCAGCCCCCCGAGTCTTCACAGCAGGGGGAGACTCCATGCGCGGGACGGCTTTTCGTGCGGACGAGTTGGGCTTTCGTCCGCGGGTGAAGCCGGGGATACAGGTGTTGCTGGAACAGCGTCTGGACCTCGTACGGGGTAAACGGGTGGGCATTATCACCAATCCCACGGGGGTGTTGCCCAATCTGGAGAGCGACGTCGATGTCTTGGCTGGGTTGCGCCCGGATGTCGATCTGGTCGCCATTTTCGGCCCTGAGCATGGCTTTCGAGGAACCGCGCAAGCAGGCGGCTCGGAGGGCTCCTTTCAGGACCCGGTCACGCGTATCCCGGTGTACGACTTGTACGGTAAGAGCCCCCAGCAGATAGCGACGGTCTTTCAGACTGCTGGTGTTGACGTGGTCTTGTTCGACATTCAAGACGTAGGGGCTCGTTTTTACACCTACATCTGGACCATGGCGGATGCGATGGAGGCGGCAGCGCTGAGTGGCACTGCGTTCGTAGTCCTGGACAGGCCCAATCCCATCGGGGGCTTGGCCGTGCAGGGACCTGTACTGGACCCAGCCTTCAGTTCGTTCGTTGGGCGTTACCCCATTGCGCAGCGGCACGGGATGACCACGGGCGAGCTTGCCTTGCTCTTCAACGACCGGTTCGTGCCTCAGCGGACCGGAGGACGCAGGGCCGAGCTGAGCGTGGTTCCCATGGAGGGCTGGCAGCGGTGGATGTATTACGAAGATACGGGTCTTCCGTGGGTGATGCCTTCGGTCAACATGCCGACCGTGGAGACCTCTGTGGTGTATCCCGGAAGCGGCCTCTTCGAAGGCACGAACATCTCCGAAGGGCGAGGAACCACTAAGCCTTTCCAGCTGCTGGGTGCTCCCTACCTCGACCGCCGGTTGGCGTCGGCGCTCAACAGTCTGCGGTTGCCGGGCGTCGCCTTCAGGGAGGCCGCGTTTACTCCCATGTTCAGTAAGTACGCAGGGCAGATGGTCCACGGAGTTGAAGTCTACGTAACGGATCGCCGGTCGTATGATCCGATCCGTACGGCGGTCGCCATGATGGTTACGGTGCGGCAGTTGTACGGGACGGCGTTCCGCTGGGAAGTCGACCTCGGAGATTCAGTCCATCCCTATTGGATTGATAAGATGACCGGATCTGATCGAGTGCGCAAAGCTGTCGACGCCGGTAAGGTCGCTGAAGAGATCGTGGCAGGCTGGTCGGAAGAGCTCGCAGCCTTTCGAGCGTTACGTTCCCGCTACCTCCTGTATCCGGAGGACTGA
- a CDS encoding N-acetylglucosamine kinase, with the protein MRPTPGEPSTGYVAGIDGGGTSTRCWVAGLDGTVAGRGEAGPSNPRAIGPERSVEALREAAGLALQRAGARAGDIAAVVVGLAGGAGTSVGEAVEAALRREFMAAQAVRVVHDARIALAAATGGGPGIILVAGTGSVAYGMDEQGREARAGGWGYLLGDEGSAYDIGRRAVGAVLRAADGRGPATALARVVEAGLGSIEPQAIIDAVYSGAAPRERIAGLARGVLQVARGGDRVAEAIVRAAAGELARLVAAVDDRLRLAPPVRAYASGGLLAGHPGQPPAGTAPGELAVSPDTLAQWLLAEVARRLQALRPGRDIRLEVAPRPPVAGAVLLALEAVLGESARTLVPRLSAR; encoded by the coding sequence GTGAGGCCGACACCCGGCGAGCCTTCGACGGGGTACGTGGCCGGGATCGACGGCGGGGGCACCTCCACCCGTTGCTGGGTGGCCGGGCTCGACGGCACGGTCGCCGGGCGCGGCGAGGCGGGGCCCAGTAACCCCCGGGCCATCGGCCCCGAGCGGTCTGTCGAGGCGCTACGGGAAGCGGCGGGCCTGGCGCTCCAACGGGCGGGAGCCCGGGCGGGCGACATCGCGGCCGTGGTAGTAGGCCTGGCAGGTGGCGCCGGGACGTCGGTCGGGGAGGCCGTGGAGGCGGCCCTGCGCCGGGAGTTTATGGCGGCGCAAGCGGTACGGGTCGTCCACGACGCCCGCATCGCGCTGGCGGCTGCCACGGGCGGCGGGCCGGGCATCATCCTGGTCGCGGGCACCGGATCCGTGGCGTACGGGATGGATGAGCAAGGGCGAGAAGCCCGGGCCGGCGGATGGGGGTACCTGCTGGGCGACGAGGGCAGCGCCTACGACATCGGCCGCAGGGCGGTCGGAGCCGTACTGCGTGCGGCGGATGGGCGTGGGCCTGCCACCGCTCTCGCAAGAGTGGTCGAGGCCGGCCTCGGATCCATCGAGCCGCAGGCGATCATCGACGCCGTGTACTCGGGGGCCGCGCCCCGGGAGCGCATTGCCGGGCTGGCTCGCGGGGTGCTCCAAGTTGCCCGCGGCGGGGACCGGGTGGCGGAAGCGATCGTGCGGGCGGCGGCCGGCGAGCTCGCCCGGCTCGTGGCCGCCGTTGACGACCGGCTGCGCCTGGCGCCGCCGGTGCGGGCGTACGCGAGCGGCGGCTTGCTAGCAGGTCATCCCGGGCAGCCTCCGGCGGGGACGGCGCCAGGTGAGTTGGCCGTGTCGCCGGACACGCTCGCGCAGTGGCTCCTCGCAGAGGTGGCCAGACGCTTGCAGGCGTTGCGCCCCGGCCGCGACATCCGCCTGGAGGTCGCGCCGCGCCCGCCGGTGGCCGGTGCCGTGCTGCTGGCGCTCGAGGCCGTGCTCGGCGAGAGCGCCAGGACGCTGGTACCTCGTCTCAGCGCGCGGTGA
- a CDS encoding nucleotidyltransferase family protein translates to MGSREEQVRAMPAEGQVWAVVLAAGEGRRMLAGRSTLPKPVLPVEGEPMVRRVVRRALEAGVDGVVVVAGAAAGEVLEALHGLDVERLRVLYNADWQRGMSTSLRAGVFALPAEAACALVLLADQPAVTGELLRKVVEASRGAPAAACRYPGGHLGPPCVLDRSTWPALREIAGDQGARKVLASLGARVQAVEAPEAELADVDTPEDLVRVAPGSSHQGP, encoded by the coding sequence GTGGGGTCGAGAGAGGAGCAGGTGCGTGCCATGCCGGCCGAAGGCCAGGTTTGGGCCGTGGTGCTGGCCGCCGGGGAAGGGCGCCGGATGCTGGCGGGTCGCAGCACGCTGCCCAAGCCCGTTTTGCCGGTCGAAGGCGAGCCCATGGTGCGCCGGGTGGTACGCCGGGCGCTCGAGGCCGGAGTGGACGGCGTCGTGGTGGTGGCGGGGGCAGCCGCCGGGGAGGTGCTGGAGGCGTTGCACGGCCTCGACGTCGAGCGGCTGCGGGTGCTCTACAACGCCGACTGGCAGCGAGGCATGAGCACGTCGCTTCGCGCCGGGGTGTTCGCGCTGCCCGCCGAGGCCGCCTGCGCGCTCGTCCTGCTGGCAGACCAGCCGGCCGTTACGGGCGAACTGTTGCGGAAGGTCGTCGAGGCGAGCCGTGGTGCCCCGGCTGCAGCGTGCCGCTATCCGGGGGGCCACCTGGGACCCCCGTGCGTCCTGGATCGTTCGACGTGGCCTGCCTTGCGGGAGATCGCGGGCGATCAGGGAGCCCGCAAGGTGCTCGCGAGCCTGGGCGCCCGGGTGCAGGCCGTCGAAGCGCCCGAGGCCGAGCTGGCCGACGTCGACACCCCCGAGGACCTGGTGCGCGTGGCGCCGGGCAGCTCTCACCAAGGGCCGTAA
- the murQ gene encoding N-acetylmuramic acid 6-phosphate etherase has product MEPSPGRPATHVPVPGPWDSPKATEARNPKSYRLDTMSALEIVSLMNQEDAEVVRAVGAVLPEIARAAELVADRLRAGGRVYYVGAGTSGRIGALDAAEWRPTFGVEPDTVQAVLAGGERTLRAAAEEAEDDEEAGRQAMLERVKPGDVVVGLAASGDTPFVMGALRGARERGAVTIGVACNRPAGIEPLVDVAILPVPGAEVLTGSTRLKAGTAQKMVLNMISTAAMVRLGKVYENLMVDMRPTNRKLVKRALRAIQQATGAPEEQVAQAFEAAGHEVKTAIVMLLAGVASDEARALLRQADGWVRQAVALAGRQGEHAAAEGEGR; this is encoded by the coding sequence ATGGAGCCATCGCCGGGACGGCCGGCCACGCACGTGCCCGTGCCCGGTCCCTGGGACAGCCCCAAGGCGACGGAGGCCCGCAATCCCAAGTCTTACCGGCTCGACACGATGAGCGCCCTCGAGATCGTCTCCCTCATGAACCAGGAGGACGCCGAAGTGGTGCGGGCCGTCGGTGCCGTGCTGCCCGAGATTGCCCGGGCCGCGGAGCTCGTCGCCGACCGGTTGCGTGCCGGCGGCCGGGTCTACTACGTCGGCGCCGGCACGAGCGGGCGGATCGGCGCCCTGGATGCGGCCGAGTGGCGGCCGACGTTCGGGGTGGAGCCGGACACCGTACAGGCCGTCCTGGCGGGCGGGGAGCGCACGCTGCGCGCCGCCGCCGAAGAGGCGGAAGACGACGAGGAAGCCGGGCGGCAGGCCATGCTGGAGCGGGTGAAGCCGGGCGACGTGGTGGTAGGCCTTGCCGCCAGCGGCGACACGCCGTTCGTGATGGGCGCGCTGCGGGGCGCCCGGGAGCGTGGCGCCGTGACCATCGGTGTGGCCTGCAACCGGCCGGCCGGGATCGAGCCGCTGGTGGACGTGGCCATCCTGCCCGTACCGGGGGCGGAGGTGCTGACCGGCAGCACGCGGCTGAAGGCCGGCACGGCCCAGAAGATGGTGCTCAACATGATCAGCACCGCCGCCATGGTGCGGCTCGGCAAGGTGTACGAAAACCTCATGGTGGACATGCGGCCGACCAACCGCAAGCTGGTCAAGCGCGCCCTGCGTGCCATCCAACAGGCGACCGGGGCGCCCGAAGAGCAAGTGGCGCAGGCGTTCGAGGCGGCCGGTCACGAGGTCAAGACGGCGATCGTCATGCTCCTGGCGGGCGTCGCTTCCGACGAGGCCAGGGCCCTGCTGCGCCAGGCCGATGGGTGGGTACGGCAGGCCGTGGCACTGGCCGGTCGACAAGGTGAGCACGCTGCCGCAGAAGGCGAAGGCAGGTAG